From the genome of Vicia villosa cultivar HV-30 ecotype Madison, WI linkage group LG2, Vvil1.0, whole genome shotgun sequence, one region includes:
- the LOC131646558 gene encoding cytochrome P450 78A5-like has product MSPEFHLLLFPDLVCIHPLTLSFQTALCFVLFVLFFLFWLTPGGFAWVLYNKASSSGSARSVIPGPVFSGLFGLLSGRTPHRVLAKLARSHRAESLMAFSVGLTRFVISSEPETAKEILCSSAFGDRPVKESAYELLFHRAMGFAPYGEYWRNLRRISSTHLFCPRRINGFEGFRSEVGLKMVKRIEFLMGEMGSVEVKKVLHFGSLNNVMMTVFGKCYEFFDGDGVELEEMVSEGYELLGVFNWSDHYPLLGWLDLQGVRKRCRVLVSKVNAYVGKIIEEHRMKRMSEGKPLVGDFVDVLLDLEEKDKLSDSDMIAVLWEMIFRGTDTVAILLEWILARMVLHPEIQEKVQEEIDGVVGNSGVITDVDVQNMRYLQCIVKEALRVHPPGPLLSWARLAVHDVMVGDKFIPKGTTAMVNMWAITHDEKVWNEPEVFNPERFMTADVSILGSDLRLAPFGAGRRVCPGKAMGLASVHLWLAQLLHRFNWVKSDESPVDLDECLKLSMEMKSPLVCKVVPRT; this is encoded by the exons ATGTCTCCAgaatttcatcttcttctttttcctgACCTTGTTTGCATTCATCCTCTCACTCTCAGTTTTCAAACTgctttgtgttttgttttgtttgttttgtttttcttattctgGTTAACTCCGGGTGGGTTCGCTTGGGTTCTGTATAACAAGGCTTCGAGTTCGGGTTCAGCCCGGTCTGTTATTCCTGGTCCGGTTTTTTCTGGTTTGTTTGGGCTTTTGTCTGGCCGGACTCCTCACCGTGTTTTAGCCAAGCTTGCTCGGAGTCACCGTGCTGAGTCGTTGATGGCTTTTTCTGTTGGTCTGACTCGGTTTGTTATATCGAGTGAACCGGAAACTGCGAAAGAAATTCTTTGCAGTTCAGCTTTTGGTGACAGGCCGGTTAAGGAATCGGCTTACGAGCTGTTGTTTCATAGGGCAATGGGTTTTGCACCGTATGGTGAATACTGGAGGAATCTGAGAAGGATTTCTTCGACCCATTTGTTTTGTCCTAGGAGGATAAACGGTTTTGAAGGTTTTAGGAGTGAGGTGGGGTTAAAAATGGTGAAAAGGATAGAGTTTTTGATGGGTGAAATGGGTAGTGTTGAGGTGAAGAAAGTTCTTCATTTTGGGTCACTTAACAATGTGATGATGACTGTGTTTGGGAAGTGTTATGAATTTTTTGATGGGGATGGTGTTGAGCTTGAGGAAATGGTGAGTGAAGGGTATGAGTTGCTGGGTGTTTTTAACTGGAGTGATCATTATCCTCTCTTGGGTTGGTTGGATTTGCAAGGTGTCAGGAAAAGGTGTAGGGTTTTGGTGTCTAAGGTTAATGCTTATGTTGGAAAAATCATTGAGGAACATAGAATGAAGAGAATGTCTGAAGGAAAACCTTTAGTTGGTGATTTTGTTGATGTTTTGCTTGATTTGGAAGAAAAAGACAAACTTAGTGATTCAGACATGATTGCAGTACTTTGG GAAATGATTTTTAGAGGAACTGACACCGTAGCGATTTTACTGGAGTGGATTCTGGCAAGGATGGTTCTTCATCCAGAGATACAAGAAAAAGTACAAGAAGAAATTGATGGTGTAGTTGGAAATTCTGGTGTTATAACTGATGTTGATGTTCAAAACATGCGTTATCTGCAGTGCATTGTGAAAGAGGCGTTAAGGGTTCATCCACCAGGACCACTTTTATCATGGGCACGTTTAGCAGTGCACGATGTTATGGTAGGTGACAAGTTCATTCCGAAAGGTACAACTGCCATGGTGAATATGTGGGCTATAACACATGATGAAAAGGTGTGGAATGAGCCTGAGGTGTTTAATCCAGAGAGGTTTATGACTGCAGATGTCAGCATTTTGGGTTCTGATTTGAGGTTGGCACCTTTCGGAGCTGGGAGGAGGGTTTGTCCTGGAAAAGCTATGGGCTTAGCTTCTGTCCATCTTTGGTTGGCTCAGCTTCTTCATAGGTTCAATTGGGTGAAATCTGATGAATCTCCTGTTGATTTGGATGAATGTCTTAAGCTTTCTATGGAGATGAAATCACCACTTGTCTGCAAGGTTGTTCCTAGGACCTAG